In bacterium YEK0313, one genomic interval encodes:
- a CDS encoding transcriptional repressor IclR — MSVPKAPDRTSSADAAPRREGLPALDRALSLLAAFTVDRPTPSLTELAAENRVYRATVQRVMASFEQAGLVRRLDGGRYALGSEIARLNHVRTSGSALEALVMPVLRALADAARESATFYIRQGNKRLCLCRVGLPGEETDQFAAGALRPLDRGSSGRVLLAFSGEPGPLYDQIRRERIVGLAGDRVADVAGIAAPVFGVAGELVGAVALTMPRDRLQAADPRLVADAASRLTTLLGRG; from the coding sequence ATGAGCGTGCCGAAAGCGCCCGACCGCACGAGCAGCGCAGATGCCGCCCCCCGCCGGGAGGGTCTCCCGGCGCTCGACCGGGCCCTGTCGCTCCTCGCCGCCTTTACCGTCGACCGACCGACGCCCAGCCTCACCGAGCTCGCCGCCGAAAACCGGGTCTACCGGGCGACCGTCCAGCGCGTGATGGCCTCGTTCGAGCAGGCCGGCCTGGTGCGCCGGCTCGATGGCGGCCGCTATGCGCTCGGGTCCGAGATTGCCCGCCTCAACCATGTCCGCACCTCGGGCTCGGCGCTGGAGGCCCTGGTCATGCCGGTGTTGCGCGCGCTCGCGGACGCGGCCCGCGAAAGCGCGACCTTCTACATCCGCCAGGGCAACAAGCGGCTCTGCCTCTGCCGGGTCGGCCTGCCGGGAGAGGAGACCGACCAGTTCGCCGCCGGCGCCCTGCGCCCGCTCGACCGCGGTTCGAGCGGGCGTGTCCTGCTCGCCTTTTCGGGCGAGCCCGGGCCCCTCTACGACCAGATCCGGCGCGAGCGCATCGTCGGCCTCGCGGGCGACCGGGTGGCCGACGTCGCCGGCATCGCCGCACCGGTTTTCGGGGTTGCCGGCGAACTGGTCGGCGCGGTGGCGCTGACCATGCCGCGAGACCGGCTCCAGGCCGCCGACCCCCGGCTCGTCGCCGATGCGGCAAGCCGCCTCACCACTCTGCTCGGGCGCGGCTGA
- the yfiC gene encoding tRNA1(Val) (adenine(37)-N6)-methyltransferase — translation MQDGAVDIAVTTDSVLGGRVKLTQPRRGHRAGHDAVLLAAAVPALPGESVLDLGAGVGTAGLCLAARVAVGALTLVEVDPRLASLAADNAVANGLGERTKVIVVDAGARGVVREKAGLARDSIDRVMSNPPFHDAARHRSSPDDAKRRAHQADDDLLGAFVRAAAAVLRPGGTLTMIHRADHPAALLAALAGRFGGVSLRPVHPRPAAAANRLLVTGIKGSRAPVAILPGLVLADAEGRPLPEAEAVLRDGAGLGA, via the coding sequence GTGCAGGACGGAGCTGTCGATATCGCGGTGACGACCGACAGCGTGCTCGGCGGTCGCGTCAAGCTCACCCAGCCGCGGCGCGGCCATCGGGCCGGTCATGATGCCGTGCTGCTGGCCGCTGCGGTGCCGGCCCTGCCGGGTGAGAGCGTGCTGGACCTTGGCGCCGGCGTCGGCACCGCGGGCCTCTGCCTGGCTGCCCGGGTGGCGGTCGGCGCGCTCACGCTGGTCGAGGTGGATCCCCGGCTCGCAAGCCTTGCCGCGGACAATGCCGTGGCCAACGGCCTTGGCGAGCGGACGAAGGTGATCGTCGTCGATGCGGGGGCGCGCGGCGTCGTCCGCGAAAAGGCGGGACTGGCCAGGGACAGTATCGACCGGGTGATGAGCAATCCGCCGTTTCACGACGCTGCGCGCCATCGGAGTTCGCCCGACGATGCGAAGCGGCGCGCCCATCAGGCGGATGACGACCTGCTCGGTGCCTTCGTGCGTGCTGCCGCCGCGGTTCTGCGGCCCGGCGGCACCCTGACGATGATCCATCGGGCCGATCACCCGGCCGCCTTGCTCGCCGCGCTGGCCGGTCGGTTCGGTGGCGTCAGCCTCAGGCCGGTTCATCCACGCCCGGCCGCTGCCGCCAACCGGCTCCTCGTGACCGGCATCAAGGGCTCGCGCGCGCCGGTCGCGATCCTGCCCGGCCTGGTTCTGGCCGATGCCGAGGGCCGGCCTTTGCCGGAAGCGGAAGCCGTTCTGCGCGACGGCGCGGGCCTCGGCGCCTGA
- the ispB gene encoding Octaprenyl-diphosphate synthase, protein MAVVVPFEKVNASIEAMVRATKADMERVNAMILSRTGSDVTMIPEVANHLISSGGKRLRPMLTLATAALSGYRGDGHIRLAASVEFMHTATLLHDDVVDESDMRRGKPAARMVWGNEASVLVGDFLLGQAFKMMVEVGSLRALDILSTAAAVIAEGEVMQLAAAKNTATTEDEYLAVVSAKTAELFAAACEVGPVIAERPKAEQAAARAYGMNLGIAFQLVDDALDYGGKSQKLGKNVGDDFREGKITLPVVLAFRRGPEDERAFWKRTLVEGEIADGDLETAIGLMTKHGALADTVERARHYGDKANDALALFPDGAMKHALMEAVAFCIARAY, encoded by the coding sequence GTGGCAGTCGTCGTCCCCTTCGAGAAGGTCAATGCCTCGATCGAGGCCATGGTCCGCGCGACCAAGGCCGACATGGAGCGCGTCAACGCGATGATCCTGTCGCGGACCGGATCGGACGTCACCATGATCCCGGAAGTGGCGAATCATCTGATCTCCTCGGGCGGCAAGCGCCTGCGGCCGATGCTGACGCTGGCGACGGCGGCCCTGTCGGGCTATCGCGGCGATGGCCATATCCGGCTCGCCGCGTCGGTCGAGTTCATGCATACGGCAACGCTCCTGCACGACGACGTGGTCGACGAGAGCGACATGCGCCGCGGCAAGCCGGCGGCGCGCATGGTCTGGGGCAACGAAGCCTCCGTCCTGGTCGGCGACTTCCTGCTCGGCCAGGCCTTCAAGATGATGGTCGAGGTCGGCTCGCTGCGCGCCCTCGACATTCTCTCGACGGCCGCCGCGGTCATTGCCGAAGGCGAGGTCATGCAGCTCGCCGCCGCCAAGAACACCGCGACGACGGAGGACGAATATCTCGCCGTCGTCAGCGCCAAGACGGCGGAACTGTTCGCCGCGGCCTGCGAGGTCGGCCCGGTCATTGCCGAACGGCCGAAGGCCGAGCAGGCGGCCGCCCGCGCCTATGGCATGAATCTCGGCATCGCCTTCCAGCTCGTCGACGATGCGCTCGACTATGGCGGCAAGTCGCAGAAGCTCGGCAAGAATGTCGGCGACGATTTCCGCGAGGGCAAGATCACCCTGCCGGTCGTGCTGGCCTTCCGCCGCGGGCCCGAGGACGAGCGCGCCTTCTGGAAGCGCACGCTGGTCGAAGGCGAGATCGCCGACGGCGACCTCGAGACTGCCATCGGCCTCATGACCAAGCACGGCGCTCTCGCCGACACCGTCGAGCGGGCCCGCCACTATGGCGACAAGGCCAACGACGCGCTCGCGCTTTTCCCCGACGGCGCGATGAAGCACGCCCTGATGGAAGCGGTCGCCTTCTGCATCGCCCGGGCCTACTGA
- the queC gene encoding 7-cyano-7-deazaguanine synthase — MAESGAADGSAGALVLFSGGQDSSTCLAWALDRFGSVETLGFDYGQRHHVELECRSAIRDGLARLDPAWAGRLGPDHTIGLKALGEISDTALTDDVAIAMTEGGLPNTFVPGRNLIFLTFAAALAYRRGLKHIVTGVCETDYSGYPDCRDDTIKALQVALNLGMDKRFVLHTPLMWIDKAETWALTERLGGEPLVTLIREQSHSCYLGDRSHRHDWGFGCGTCPACQLRADGYRRFVAAAA, encoded by the coding sequence ATGGCCGAGAGCGGCGCGGCGGACGGCAGCGCGGGCGCCCTGGTGCTGTTTTCCGGCGGCCAGGATTCCTCCACCTGCCTCGCCTGGGCGCTCGACCGCTTCGGCAGCGTCGAGACGCTCGGCTTCGACTACGGCCAGCGCCATCACGTCGAGCTGGAATGCCGCTCGGCGATCCGCGACGGCCTCGCCCGCCTCGACCCGGCCTGGGCCGGCCGGCTCGGCCCCGACCACACGATCGGGCTGAAGGCGCTCGGCGAGATCTCCGACACCGCGCTGACCGACGACGTCGCCATCGCCATGACCGAAGGCGGCCTGCCGAACACCTTCGTTCCCGGCCGCAACCTGATCTTCCTGACCTTCGCCGCCGCCCTCGCCTATCGGCGCGGGCTGAAGCACATCGTCACCGGCGTGTGCGAGACCGACTATTCCGGCTATCCCGACTGCCGCGACGATACGATCAAGGCGCTCCAGGTGGCGCTCAATCTCGGCATGGACAAGCGTTTCGTCCTGCATACGCCGCTGATGTGGATCGACAAGGCGGAGACCTGGGCGCTGACCGAGAGGCTCGGTGGCGAGCCTCTGGTCACGCTGATCCGCGAGCAGTCCCATTCCTGCTATCTCGGCGACCGCAGCCACCGCCATGACTGGGGTTTCGGCTGCGGCACCTGCCCGGCCTGCCAACTGAGGGCGGACGGCTATCGCCGCTTCGTCGCGGCGGCGGCCTGA
- a CDS encoding Creatinine amidohydrolase → MNQDSLMAGTMAEMTATAVAAAAGRGALAILPVGVIECHGPHLPVGTDAFIALALSRLTSAYAGRQGVEALVAPPYYWGINTVLADFAGSFRIRPETAAMLLDDVIGSLIANGFREVLVISHHGDLAHNEMIRDVLLTRHGRGDTGARWLYTPFRWRMFARLGMTGAEPIWVPWQPVPALEAFRLTGVFGVHADEYETAAIVRYFPQTVDYDALRGLPPTALTSDDLPAWRKGGDDARVLTPQGYFGAPNPVDPDLWRHFDETAKIMAEALAAGRAGAG, encoded by the coding sequence ATGAACCAGGACAGCCTGATGGCCGGCACCATGGCGGAAATGACCGCGACCGCAGTCGCGGCGGCGGCCGGCCGCGGCGCGCTCGCCATTCTGCCGGTCGGCGTCATCGAATGCCATGGGCCGCATCTGCCTGTCGGCACCGACGCCTTCATCGCTCTCGCCCTGTCGCGGCTGACATCGGCCTATGCCGGCCGGCAGGGCGTCGAGGCGCTGGTCGCACCGCCCTATTATTGGGGCATCAACACCGTGCTCGCGGATTTTGCCGGCAGCTTCCGCATCCGCCCCGAGACCGCGGCCATGCTGCTCGACGACGTCATCGGTTCGCTGATCGCCAACGGCTTCCGCGAGGTGCTGGTGATCAGCCACCACGGCGACCTCGCGCATAACGAGATGATCCGCGACGTGCTGCTGACCCGCCACGGCCGCGGCGACACCGGCGCGCGCTGGCTTTACACGCCGTTCCGCTGGCGCATGTTCGCCCGGCTCGGCATGACTGGGGCCGAGCCGATCTGGGTGCCCTGGCAACCGGTGCCGGCGCTCGAAGCGTTCCGGTTGACGGGCGTGTTCGGCGTCCATGCCGACGAATACGAGACGGCGGCGATCGTGCGCTATTTTCCGCAGACCGTCGACTACGACGCGCTGCGCGGCCTGCCGCCGACCGCGCTGACCAGCGACGACTTGCCGGCCTGGCGAAAGGGCGGCGACGACGCGCGGGTCCTGACGCCCCAGGGCTATTTCGGCGCCCCCAACCCGGTCGATCCGGATCTCTGGCGCCATTTCGACGAGACGGCGAAGATCATGGCCGAGGCACTTGCCGCGGGGCGGGCCGGCGCCGGATGA
- the livF_33 gene encoding High-affinity branched-chain amino acid transport ATP-binding protein LivF has product MPLLEIEGLAAGYGEALVLDDISFSLDAHEGLAVLGRNGVGKTTLMLAIMGHATRRSGALRWAGGDFSSLPGHARARLGLGWVPQERDIFPSLTVEENLRVAGRPGRFGLADIYRLFPRLKERRGNGGDKLSGGEQQMLAIGRSLMTNPKLLLLDEPFEGLAPVIVDELEQTLARLRSEEGFATIIVEQRAEDALRLSDRAIVLDRGHIVLSGRSTELLADFGRVQQWIAV; this is encoded by the coding sequence ATGCCGCTGCTTGAGATCGAAGGGCTGGCCGCCGGCTATGGCGAGGCGCTGGTGCTCGACGACATCAGCTTCAGCCTCGACGCGCATGAGGGCCTTGCCGTGCTCGGCCGCAACGGCGTCGGCAAGACCACCCTGATGCTCGCCATCATGGGCCATGCGACGCGCCGGAGCGGCGCGCTGCGCTGGGCCGGCGGCGATTTCTCGTCCCTGCCGGGCCATGCCCGCGCCCGGCTCGGGCTCGGCTGGGTGCCGCAGGAGCGCGACATCTTCCCGTCGCTGACGGTGGAGGAAAATCTCAGGGTCGCCGGCCGGCCGGGCCGCTTCGGCCTCGCCGACATCTATCGTCTGTTCCCGCGGCTGAAGGAGCGGCGCGGCAATGGCGGCGACAAGCTGTCGGGAGGCGAACAGCAGATGCTCGCCATCGGCCGCTCCCTCATGACCAATCCGAAGCTGCTGCTGCTCGACGAGCCGTTCGAAGGCCTCGCGCCGGTCATCGTCGACGAGCTCGAGCAGACCCTGGCGCGACTGCGCAGCGAGGAGGGCTTTGCCACCATCATCGTCGAGCAGCGTGCCGAGGATGCCTTGCGGCTCAGCGACCGGGCGATCGTGCTCGACCGTGGCCACATCGTGCTGAGCGGGCGCTCGACGGAGCTGCTCGCCGATTTTGGTCGCGTCCAGCAATGGATCGCGGTCTGA
- the lptB_24 gene encoding Lipopolysaccharide export system ATP-binding protein LptB → MNLALDVENLTLRFNSFVAVNKVSMAVEAGSRRAIIGPNGAGKTSFVHALTGAIAASAGTVRICGADATGLSQAARVHRGLARTFQINQLFAGLTVLENVLIAVTERAGRAGIFWRALAAERRAIDEARSLVELVGLGARAGDEVSALPYGMRRLVEIAIALATRPKVLILDEPAAGVPTTQSEAIFERIAALPRDLTVLFIEHDMNLVFRFAERITVLVAGEVLTEGTPGEISRDERVREVYLGRRGHHAAA, encoded by the coding sequence GTGAACCTTGCCCTCGACGTCGAAAACCTGACGCTGCGCTTCAACAGCTTCGTCGCCGTCAACAAGGTCTCGATGGCAGTCGAGGCCGGCAGCCGGCGCGCCATCATCGGCCCGAACGGCGCGGGCAAGACCTCCTTCGTCCACGCGCTGACGGGAGCGATCGCCGCGAGCGCCGGCACGGTGCGCATCTGCGGCGCGGACGCGACCGGCCTGTCGCAGGCGGCCCGGGTCCATCGCGGCCTTGCCCGCACCTTCCAGATCAACCAGCTCTTCGCCGGGCTGACGGTTCTGGAGAACGTGCTGATCGCGGTCACCGAGCGGGCCGGGCGGGCCGGTATCTTCTGGCGTGCGCTGGCGGCCGAGCGGCGGGCGATCGACGAGGCGCGCAGCCTTGTCGAGCTCGTCGGCCTCGGCGCCCGGGCCGGCGACGAGGTCAGCGCCTTGCCCTATGGCATGCGCCGGCTCGTCGAGATCGCCATCGCGCTCGCGACCCGGCCGAAGGTCCTGATCCTCGACGAGCCGGCCGCCGGCGTGCCGACCACCCAGAGCGAAGCCATCTTCGAGCGGATCGCGGCACTGCCGCGCGACCTGACCGTTCTGTTCATCGAGCACGACATGAACCTGGTCTTCCGCTTCGCCGAGCGGATCACCGTGCTGGTGGCGGGCGAGGTCTTGACCGAAGGCACGCCGGGCGAGATCTCGCGCGACGAGCGGGTGAGGGAAGTCTATCTGGGACGCCGGGGGCATCATGCCGCTGCTTGA
- a CDS encoding leucine/isoleucine/valine transporter permease subunit, translating into MTASCPLHLALPSLIGAALAAYLLFPDHLGLIASILIVATFALSYDLLQGHAGIVSLGHAVFFGIGAYTVAVLGGAGITEPLATLLAALAVSGAIAGLVARIVVVGNDFTRLLVTLGVCFLFHEIANQMHWLTGGADGLSAFTVGPIAGLFAFDFRGRTAFFYALAVLVLVYLAVWRITTSPFGLALRGIRENTRRMHAVGAPVARHMAATYVLAGGMAGMAGAVLAQTSNFASLDMLGFERSAEVVMMTAIGGTGSIPGVILGASLFTWLKDALSALSPKYWHLGIGLVLMASVFVLPDGLAGLPARLGRLLRRAP; encoded by the coding sequence ATGACCGCGTCCTGCCCCCTGCATCTGGCGCTGCCGTCGCTCATCGGTGCCGCGCTCGCCGCCTATCTCCTGTTTCCCGATCATCTCGGCCTCATCGCCAGCATCCTGATCGTCGCGACCTTCGCCCTGTCCTACGATCTCCTGCAGGGCCATGCCGGCATCGTCTCGCTCGGCCATGCGGTCTTTTTCGGCATCGGCGCCTATACGGTGGCGGTGCTCGGCGGCGCTGGCATCACCGAGCCGCTGGCGACGCTGCTCGCCGCGCTCGCCGTCAGCGGCGCGATCGCCGGGCTGGTCGCGCGCATCGTGGTGGTCGGCAACGACTTCACGCGGCTGCTCGTCACCCTCGGCGTCTGCTTCCTGTTCCACGAGATCGCCAACCAGATGCACTGGCTGACCGGCGGCGCCGATGGTCTCTCCGCCTTCACGGTCGGGCCGATCGCAGGGCTGTTCGCCTTCGATTTCCGGGGCCGGACCGCCTTCTTCTACGCGCTGGCCGTGCTGGTCCTCGTCTATCTCGCGGTCTGGCGCATCACCACCTCGCCCTTCGGGCTCGCCTTGCGCGGCATCCGGGAAAACACCCGGCGCATGCATGCGGTGGGCGCCCCGGTCGCCCGGCACATGGCCGCGACCTATGTGCTGGCGGGCGGCATGGCCGGCATGGCCGGCGCCGTGCTCGCCCAGACCAGCAATTTCGCCTCGCTCGACATGCTCGGTTTCGAACGGTCCGCCGAGGTGGTCATGATGACCGCGATCGGCGGCACGGGCAGCATTCCCGGCGTCATCCTCGGCGCGTCGCTGTTCACCTGGCTGAAGGATGCGCTGTCGGCACTCAGCCCGAAATACTGGCATCTCGGCATCGGCCTCGTGCTGATGGCCTCGGTCTTCGTCCTGCCCGACGGCCTTGCCGGTCTTCCGGCGCGGCTCGGCCGGCTCCTGCGGAGGGCGCCGTGA
- the livH_36 gene encoding High-affinity branched-chain amino acid transport system permease protein LivH, whose protein sequence is MNMSGLLTVIADGIAFGMVLFLFSIGLSITLGLMRFINLAHGAFAMCGGYVLVVLVGGGVPFLAALPAAFVVTGLLGAALETTVIRHVYGKSDLQQVLFSIGLAFAAGALANILFGPQQQPVPLPAWANAPVALPGLALSGYRLFVIVCGLAALGLLVALFNHTLFGARIRAAVDRRVTAEGIGIHVGRLFALAFTLGAGFAGLGGALAVGFLGLDPSFPLKYLVIVLMVVAIGGPGSIGGSFGAALFLGVADALFKYWLPEIGGFVIYAILVAVMIAMPQGLAGRPT, encoded by the coding sequence ATGAACATGTCGGGCCTCCTGACGGTCATCGCCGACGGCATCGCCTTCGGCATGGTCCTGTTCCTGTTCTCCATCGGCCTGTCGATCACGCTCGGGCTGATGCGCTTCATCAATCTCGCGCATGGCGCCTTCGCCATGTGCGGGGGCTATGTGCTGGTCGTGCTGGTCGGCGGCGGGGTGCCATTCCTGGCCGCGCTGCCGGCCGCCTTCGTGGTCACCGGGCTTCTCGGCGCCGCCCTGGAGACGACCGTCATCCGGCACGTCTACGGCAAGTCCGATCTGCAGCAGGTGCTGTTCTCGATCGGCCTCGCCTTTGCCGCCGGCGCGCTCGCCAACATCCTGTTCGGACCGCAGCAGCAGCCGGTGCCGCTGCCGGCCTGGGCCAATGCGCCGGTCGCGCTGCCCGGCCTTGCCCTCTCGGGCTATCGGCTGTTCGTCATCGTCTGCGGCCTCGCCGCGCTCGGACTGCTCGTCGCCCTCTTCAATCACACGCTGTTCGGCGCGCGCATCCGCGCCGCCGTCGACCGGCGCGTGACCGCCGAGGGGATCGGCATCCATGTCGGCCGGCTGTTCGCGCTCGCCTTCACGCTCGGTGCCGGGTTCGCTGGTCTGGGTGGCGCGCTGGCGGTCGGGTTTCTCGGGCTCGATCCGAGCTTTCCGCTGAAATATCTCGTCATCGTGCTGATGGTGGTCGCGATCGGCGGGCCGGGCTCGATCGGCGGCTCGTTCGGCGCGGCGCTGTTCCTCGGCGTCGCCGATGCCCTGTTCAAATACTGGCTGCCGGAGATCGGCGGCTTCGTCATCTACGCCATCCTGGTCGCGGTCATGATCGCCATGCCCCAGGGCCTCGCCGGAAGACCGACATGA
- a CDS encoding Receptor family ligand binding region produces the protein MAGYRAGHRSRLPASPADAGRRAFLKLAPAAAFAGAAWPDRLAAAAPVTVGVILPLSGPFADQGGHYETGMRLYHELHGTEAGGREVRLVVRDDQGAGSGDLARRLTQELILRDKASVILGYSFTPNAMAAASLLSEAKVPGIIVNAATSSLTQRSDYFTRISVTMSQVTHTLGKWAAGNGIGTAYSIVSDYAPGVDAETWFARGFAEGGGRVLRSDRTPVTAMEYGPFLQRAIEAKPDAVFAFNPGGDVSIAFVRQAGQRLKGTGIKLLVTGDVVDDNLLPAIGEAARDVISAWHYQIDVDNAANRRFLAAFRAKFGAAAVPSYRVVQGYDGMALIHQTLEKTGGRTEGEVFMAAVKGARLDSPRGPVLIDPATRDIVENIYIRRGTLGEGGAANRTFATIEAVKDPAK, from the coding sequence ATGGCCGGATACCGCGCCGGGCATCGCAGCCGCTTGCCCGCTTCACCCGCCGATGCCGGGCGGCGGGCCTTCCTGAAACTGGCGCCCGCCGCGGCGTTTGCCGGCGCGGCATGGCCGGACCGGCTGGCGGCGGCCGCGCCCGTCACGGTCGGCGTCATCCTGCCGCTCTCCGGCCCCTTCGCCGATCAGGGCGGTCACTACGAAACCGGCATGCGGCTCTACCACGAGTTGCACGGCACTGAGGCCGGCGGCCGCGAGGTCCGGCTGGTCGTCCGTGACGACCAGGGCGCCGGTTCCGGCGATCTCGCCCGCAGGCTGACGCAGGAGCTGATCCTGCGGGACAAGGCGAGCGTCATTCTTGGCTACAGCTTCACGCCCAACGCCATGGCCGCGGCAAGCCTGCTGAGCGAAGCCAAGGTGCCGGGCATCATCGTCAACGCGGCAACCTCCTCGCTCACCCAGCGCTCGGACTATTTCACCCGCATCTCCGTGACCATGTCGCAGGTCACCCATACGCTCGGCAAATGGGCCGCGGGCAATGGCATCGGCACGGCCTATTCGATCGTTTCGGACTATGCGCCCGGCGTCGATGCCGAGACCTGGTTCGCGCGCGGTTTCGCCGAGGGCGGCGGCCGCGTTCTGCGCAGCGACCGTACCCCGGTCACGGCGATGGAATACGGCCCGTTCCTGCAGCGGGCAATCGAAGCGAAACCCGATGCGGTCTTCGCCTTCAACCCGGGCGGCGACGTGTCGATCGCCTTCGTCCGCCAGGCCGGCCAGCGGCTGAAGGGGACGGGCATCAAGCTCCTGGTCACCGGGGACGTCGTCGACGACAACCTGCTGCCGGCGATCGGCGAGGCGGCGCGGGACGTCATCTCGGCCTGGCACTACCAGATCGATGTGGACAATGCCGCCAACCGGCGCTTCCTCGCCGCCTTCCGCGCCAAGTTCGGCGCAGCCGCGGTGCCGAGCTATCGGGTCGTCCAGGGCTATGACGGCATGGCGCTGATCCATCAGACGCTGGAGAAGACCGGCGGGCGCACCGAGGGCGAGGTGTTCATGGCCGCGGTGAAGGGCGCGCGCCTCGACAGTCCGCGCGGGCCCGTGCTGATCGACCCGGCGACGCGCGACATCGTCGAGAACATCTATATCCGCCGCGGCACGCTCGGCGAGGGCGGCGCCGCCAACCGCACCTTCGCGACCATTGAAGCGGTCAAAGATCCCGCCAAATGA
- the galA gene encoding Gallate dioxygenase has product MARIIGGIGMSHVPTIGVAYDKQKWDNPAWAPLFEGARPAFDWLADKKPDVLIFLYNDHLNAFFYDLYPTFAIGVAPEHDVADEGAGRRPLPMLPGHTRLATHLAEQVINDEFDLAVFHDRPLDHGVFSPLPLLWPHEGGWPGAVVPIMVNVVRYPLPTAMRCFKLGQALRRAIHSYPEDISVAIVGTGGLSHQIHGERTGHNDTDWDMRFLDLIEHNPIELARMRHVDYVRLGGAESAEVIMWLTMRGALSDDITKVHQSYYLATTTAMTTLVFEENRVHRPAASEIRLGNEQIAGIEDIAGTYPFTIGIGVEKARLNRFFWNMRTPEARAAFNADEAAACREAGLTAEETALVARRDWLGLIRAGANFFVLEKFARLVGETNLEVYAEMRGETFEEFLATRQVPDAR; this is encoded by the coding sequence ATGGCGAGAATTATCGGCGGCATCGGGATGTCGCATGTCCCGACGATCGGCGTCGCCTATGACAAGCAGAAATGGGACAATCCGGCCTGGGCGCCGCTGTTCGAGGGCGCCAGGCCGGCTTTCGACTGGCTGGCCGACAAGAAGCCCGACGTCCTGATCTTTCTCTACAACGACCACCTCAACGCGTTCTTCTACGATCTCTACCCGACCTTCGCGATCGGCGTCGCGCCCGAGCACGACGTGGCGGACGAGGGGGCCGGGCGCCGCCCGCTGCCGATGCTGCCGGGGCACACGCGCCTTGCCACGCATCTCGCCGAACAGGTGATCAACGACGAGTTCGATCTTGCGGTGTTCCACGACCGGCCGCTCGACCACGGCGTCTTCTCGCCGCTGCCGCTGCTCTGGCCGCACGAGGGCGGCTGGCCCGGCGCGGTCGTGCCGATCATGGTCAATGTCGTGCGCTACCCGCTGCCGACCGCCATGCGCTGCTTCAAGCTCGGTCAGGCGCTGCGCCGCGCCATCCACTCCTATCCCGAGGACATTTCGGTGGCGATCGTCGGCACCGGCGGCCTGTCGCATCAGATCCATGGCGAGCGCACCGGCCACAACGACACCGACTGGGACATGCGCTTCCTCGACCTGATCGAACACAATCCGATCGAGCTCGCCCGCATGCGCCACGTCGACTATGTGCGTCTCGGCGGCGCCGAAAGCGCCGAGGTCATCATGTGGCTGACCATGCGCGGCGCGCTCAGCGACGACATCACCAAGGTGCACCAGAGCTACTATCTCGCCACCACCACGGCGATGACCACCCTCGTCTTCGAGGAGAACAGGGTGCATCGCCCCGCGGCCTCCGAGATCCGGCTCGGCAACGAGCAGATCGCCGGCATCGAGGACATCGCGGGCACCTATCCCTTCACCATCGGCATCGGCGTGGAGAAGGCGCGGCTCAACCGCTTCTTCTGGAACATGCGCACGCCGGAGGCGCGGGCGGCCTTCAATGCCGACGAGGCTGCGGCCTGCCGCGAGGCCGGCCTGACCGCGGAGGAGACCGCGCTGGTCGCCCGGCGCGACTGGCTCGGGCTGATCCGGGCCGGCGCCAATTTCTTCGTGCTGGAAAAATTCGCCCGGCTCGTCGGCGAAACCAATCTCGAAGTCTATGCCGAGATGCGTGGCGAGACCTTCGAGGAGTTTCTGGCGACGCGCCAGGTGCCCGACGCCCGCTAG